The following proteins are co-located in the Brevinematales bacterium genome:
- the rpsD gene encoding 30S ribosomal protein S4, with translation MGRYTDASCRQCRREGVRLFLKGDRCYTAKCAVTKRKTPPGMIPKFRKKPTEYAVQLREKQKVKRYYGLLERQFRKYFETASQLKGITGILLLQILERRLDNVVYRVGFAASRKAARQFVGHGHIQINGKKVDIPSYLLKVGDVITLADKGAKMTIVDEALSKVENRIVPVWLEADYKKKSVKVLHIPEKAEMALEVEINEPLIVELYSK, from the coding sequence ATGGGTAGATATACTGATGCTTCCTGCAGGCAATGCCGCCGCGAGGGAGTTAGATTATTCCTGAAAGGCGACCGTTGTTATACAGCAAAATGCGCTGTGACCAAAAGAAAGACGCCTCCCGGCATGATTCCCAAGTTCCGTAAAAAACCGACCGAGTATGCGGTTCAGCTTCGTGAGAAGCAGAAAGTGAAACGCTACTACGGGCTTCTGGAACGCCAGTTCCGGAAGTATTTCGAAACTGCGAGCCAATTAAAAGGTATCACCGGTATCCTGCTTTTGCAGATACTCGAACGCCGTTTAGATAACGTGGTTTACCGCGTAGGATTCGCCGCATCGAGAAAGGCCGCCCGCCAGTTTGTCGGGCACGGGCATATTCAGATCAACGGTAAGAAGGTGGACATACCTTCCTATCTGCTGAAAGTCGGCGATGTAATTACATTGGCTGATAAAGGCGCAAAAATGACTATTGTGGATGAGGCGCTCTCCAAGGTAGAAAATCGTATCGTGCCGGTATGGCTCGAAGCGGATTATAAGAAGAAGTCGGTAAAGGTTCTGCATATTCCTGAAAAGGCGGAAATGGCGCTTGAAGTCGAGATTAACGAGCCTTTAATCGTCGAATTGTATTCGAAGTAA
- a CDS encoding 50S ribosomal protein L18, translating to MIDVISHKNKQYTKRRLRSKKRLKFSAERPRLIVTKTNKYIYAQVIDDNNHTVLCSISSVSKEMADKKLGKDIESAKVLGTAIAKKLKSKKIDKVVFDRNGYQYHGKIKALADSCREGGIQF from the coding sequence ATGATAGATGTTATTTCTCATAAGAACAAACAATATACCAAACGCCGCCTTCGCAGTAAGAAGCGCCTGAAGTTTTCAGCGGAGCGTCCGAGACTGATTGTCACCAAGACGAATAAGTATATCTATGCGCAGGTGATAGATGATAATAACCATACCGTGCTTTGCAGTATTTCGTCCGTCTCGAAAGAGATGGCGGATAAGAAGCTGGGTAAGGATATCGAATCCGCGAAGGTATTGGGTACCGCGATAGCAAAGAAGCTGAAAAGCAAAAAGATCGATAAAGTCGTTTTCGACAGAAACGGATACCAGTATCATGGGAAAATCAAAGCGCTCGCGGATAGCTGCCGCGAGGGTGGAATACAGTTCTAA
- a CDS encoding 50S ribosomal protein L29, whose translation MSKKMKELLDLNSDELKKMRGDLQSRIMMFRFKSKIEPPKNFMEKREMKKQVSRINTLLTHYEKTGEAPVAAKTTKKK comes from the coding sequence ATGTCGAAGAAAATGAAAGAACTTTTGGATTTAAATTCGGACGAGCTCAAGAAGATGCGCGGAGACCTGCAGAGCAGGATTATGATGTTCCGCTTCAAATCGAAAATCGAGCCCCCGAAGAACTTTATGGAAAAAAGGGAAATGAAGAAACAGGTTTCCCGCATCAATACTCTTTTAACGCACTATGAGAAGACCGGCGAAGCCCCTGTAGCCGCGAAGACCACTAAAAAGAAATAG
- the rpsQ gene encoding 30S ribosomal protein S17 — protein sequence METKRKQMTCIVVSDKMDKSRVVAHDRKKPHPLYGKYVKIRKKYMIHDENNECRKGDTVLIEESRPLSKNKRWTLVKVVTKAE from the coding sequence ATGGAAACGAAAAGAAAACAGATGACATGTATTGTGGTCAGCGATAAGATGGATAAGTCCAGAGTTGTCGCGCACGACCGCAAAAAGCCGCATCCCTTGTACGGGAAGTATGTGAAAATCAGAAAGAAATATATGATTCACGATGAGAATAACGAGTGCCGCAAAGGCGATACTGTACTGATCGAGGAGTCCCGCCCGCTGAGCAAGAACAAGCGGTGGACACTCGTGAAAGTTGTGACCAAAGCGGAGTAG
- the infA gene encoding translation initiation factor IF-1 produces MDKEDVIRLDGTVIEQLPNAMFRVELEGKRQILAHISGKMRMNYIKITPGDKVNIELSPYDLTKGRIVYRYK; encoded by the coding sequence ATGGACAAAGAAGATGTCATCCGTCTTGACGGAACGGTCATCGAACAGCTACCCAATGCGATGTTCAGGGTAGAACTCGAGGGGAAACGCCAGATTCTGGCACATATCTCGGGCAAAATGAGGATGAATTACATCAAGATAACCCCCGGAGATAAGGTAAATATTGAGCTCTCTCCCTATGATTTGACCAAGGGGAGAATAGTGTATCGTTATAAGTGA
- the rplF gene encoding 50S ribosomal protein L6, whose amino-acid sequence MSRLAKKPVHIPQGVNVRIDGNVIVVEGPLGKLEEKFLPNFISIKIEDSKVMIERKSDAGNARALQGLYWSLIRNSVIGVTTGFTKTMEIKGIGYKWEMSGNALMITAGFSHPMKFPVPAGVKIATDGIALLNITGINKQIVGQVAANLRFIRPPEPYKGKGIRYKDEVVRLKEGKAGAKK is encoded by the coding sequence ATGTCGAGATTAGCGAAAAAACCTGTACATATTCCCCAGGGTGTGAATGTCCGTATAGACGGTAACGTTATCGTGGTGGAAGGGCCGCTTGGAAAATTGGAGGAGAAGTTTCTCCCTAATTTTATCAGCATCAAGATAGAGGATAGCAAGGTAATGATCGAGCGGAAAAGCGACGCCGGGAACGCCCGCGCGTTACAGGGCCTGTACTGGTCTCTGATCCGCAACTCGGTGATCGGTGTCACCACCGGATTTACCAAAACGATGGAAATAAAGGGTATCGGTTATAAATGGGAAATGTCGGGAAATGCCCTGATGATTACAGCGGGCTTCTCGCATCCGATGAAATTCCCCGTACCGGCCGGCGTGAAGATTGCTACCGACGGTATTGCGCTCCTGAATATTACCGGTATCAATAAGCAGATAGTCGGACAGGTCGCCGCGAACCTTCGCTTTATCCGCCCTCCCGAACCTTACAAAGGCAAGGGTATTCGTTATAAAGACGAAGTGGTACGGCTGAAAGAAGGGAAAGCAGGCGCTAAAAAATAG
- the rpmJ gene encoding 50S ribosomal protein L36: MKVRASVKPICEKCRVIRRYGVVRIICENPKHKQRQRGSKRV; this comes from the coding sequence ATGAAAGTTCGTGCGTCAGTAAAACCGATTTGCGAGAAATGCCGTGTTATCAGGCGTTATGGCGTGGTGCGTATTATTTGTGAGAACCCCAAGCACAAGCAGCGCCAACGCGGTTCGAAACGGGTTTAA
- the secY gene encoding preprotein translocase subunit SecY: MLKTLVDILKVPDIRKKIFFTLGLLIIYRIGIYIPVPGISLSILQEFRAGAASNPWTDFISLFTGGGLKNLSLFSLGIMPYITMMIIMQLLTAVVPQLDAMMKEGPEGRKKFQQYGRYGTVIVTIIQGIIYGNNIIADNAGSAQKFLLIDNATFLILFTISVTAGTLILMWMGEQITERGIGNGISLIIMCGIIARLPAALYHLATTSPDTINVLIVVALFAVVIGVVVFEESGLRRIPVQYAKRMVGSGGAGGQVSFLPFKVNPTGVIPIIFASAILMVPAQIYQFIGQGNYEDTKKLTIASPGFGDTAGYPMNLNITNVIKEDGARMIILHFPYFRSEKGKDILYVYDKTMKSPQQLTGSFDDKSVSVAGDTAYLIFKTDGQGSEAGWQIDSMQVHGVSSVARFFSDITNAMLPGKLWYSIVYFMMIIFFAYFYTEIELNPHDIAENLRKQGGFIPGIRPGQKTQEYIGFVLSRITLPGALFLGTIALLPSFVINRLEIPQDMGYLMGGTSLLIMVGVALDSLKQLESHMMMHHLDGFLHHKKAQKNR, from the coding sequence ATGCTGAAGACACTTGTCGATATACTCAAGGTACCGGATATAAGAAAGAAGATCTTTTTTACGTTAGGTCTGCTTATTATCTATCGTATAGGGATTTATATTCCCGTTCCGGGAATCAGTCTTTCTATCCTGCAGGAGTTCCGCGCGGGTGCGGCAAGTAATCCGTGGACTGATTTTATCAGCTTGTTCACTGGCGGCGGTCTGAAGAACCTCTCCCTGTTCTCGCTCGGTATCATGCCTTACATCACGATGATGATCATCATGCAGCTCCTGACTGCGGTTGTTCCCCAACTTGACGCGATGATGAAAGAAGGCCCCGAGGGCAGAAAGAAGTTCCAGCAGTACGGCCGTTACGGCACTGTTATAGTGACGATTATTCAGGGCATCATATATGGAAATAATATTATCGCCGACAACGCGGGTTCGGCGCAAAAGTTTTTATTGATAGATAACGCTACATTCCTTATCCTGTTTACCATCTCAGTGACGGCGGGTACGTTGATACTGATGTGGATGGGCGAACAGATTACGGAACGGGGTATCGGTAACGGAATATCGCTCATCATCATGTGCGGTATTATCGCGAGACTCCCCGCGGCGTTATATCACCTCGCGACCACGTCGCCGGATACGATCAACGTCCTGATAGTCGTCGCGTTATTCGCGGTAGTCATCGGGGTCGTCGTGTTCGAGGAATCGGGCTTGCGAAGGATACCTGTGCAGTACGCGAAGCGGATGGTGGGTTCCGGCGGCGCCGGCGGACAGGTCTCGTTCCTGCCGTTCAAGGTAAACCCCACGGGTGTTATCCCGATCATCTTCGCATCGGCCATACTGATGGTTCCGGCGCAGATATACCAGTTTATCGGGCAGGGAAATTACGAAGATACGAAAAAGCTTACTATAGCATCGCCCGGATTCGGCGATACCGCCGGATACCCGATGAACCTGAATATTACGAACGTAATAAAGGAAGACGGCGCGCGGATGATTATCCTGCACTTCCCGTACTTCCGTTCCGAAAAGGGAAAAGATATCCTTTATGTTTATGATAAAACGATGAAATCACCCCAGCAATTGACGGGTAGTTTCGACGATAAAAGCGTAAGTGTCGCGGGAGATACCGCGTACCTGATATTCAAGACAGACGGGCAGGGTTCGGAAGCCGGATGGCAGATCGACTCGATGCAGGTTCATGGGGTAAGCAGCGTCGCGAGATTTTTCAGCGATATTACCAATGCCATGCTGCCGGGCAAGCTCTGGTACTCGATAGTTTACTTTATGATGATTATTTTCTTCGCGTACTTCTATACTGAAATAGAATTGAATCCCCATGATATCGCGGAGAACCTGAGAAAGCAGGGCGGGTTTATTCCCGGGATACGTCCGGGACAGAAGACACAGGAGTATATCGGGTTCGTTTTGAGCCGTATCACTCTCCCGGGCGCGTTATTCCTCGGCACTATCGCGCTGCTGCCGTCATTTGTTATCAACCGTCTCGAGATACCTCAGGATATGGGTTACCTGATGGGCGGTACATCGTTATTGATTATGGTGGGTGTGGCTCTCGACAGCTTGAAGCAGTTGGAGTCGCATATGATGATGCATCATTTGGACGGGTTCCTGCATCACAAGAAAGCCCAGAAAAATAGATAA
- the rpsK gene encoding 30S ribosomal protein S11, with translation MATKKAAVTRKKKDKKNVLEGIVNIQASFNNTLITVTDMNGNALSWSSAGVAGFKGTKKGTPYASQLACEKALDAAKYHGLESVHVRVKGPGPGRESAIRAIDAAGIKVKSIRDITPIPHNGCRPRKKRRV, from the coding sequence ATGGCAACTAAAAAAGCCGCGGTTACGAGAAAAAAGAAAGATAAGAAGAACGTACTGGAAGGGATTGTCAACATCCAGGCATCGTTTAACAATACACTGATTACGGTAACCGATATGAACGGGAATGCGTTAAGCTGGTCCAGCGCGGGCGTTGCCGGTTTCAAAGGCACCAAAAAGGGTACTCCCTACGCCTCGCAGCTTGCCTGCGAAAAAGCGCTTGACGCGGCGAAGTACCACGGCCTCGAGTCCGTACATGTGCGTGTAAAAGGCCCCGGCCCCGGCCGTGAATCCGCTATCCGCGCTATTGACGCGGCGGGTATCAAGGTCAAGAGCATCCGCGATATCACACCGATACCGCACAATGGATGCCGTCCCAGAAAAAAGAGAAGAGTATAG
- a CDS encoding DNA-directed RNA polymerase subunit alpha: MAHKGLLKDLILPHEMKYEKSSYSNNYGKFSIYPFDKGVGITIANSLRRILLSAIPGYAITSVKIEGISHEFEPVKGVKEDLTDIILAIKKIRMTLLDNSDKKIIHINKKGPGEFTAKDFAVDVTVEVVNPELKIATLNDEADLSLDIQIEFGRGYRSSEDAMDSNSVIAVIPVDAIFSPIQKVNFIVEDFRVGEKTDCEKIVMEVWSDGTISPVDAMSDAASILKKYFSLFVEFEEEEESITSASISESGPGDDVLLKPIEELDLSVRSYNCLKSAEIDTIGDLITYDKDSLMKIKNFGKKSLTEISEKIKMYNLTLDTGKSEDGLSDMDDDDFDDTDEGDEE; the protein is encoded by the coding sequence ATGGCACATAAAGGACTATTAAAAGATTTAATATTGCCACATGAGATGAAATACGAAAAAAGTTCCTATTCTAATAATTATGGGAAATTCAGTATCTATCCGTTCGATAAAGGGGTAGGTATTACTATCGCGAATTCTCTGCGCAGAATACTCCTGAGCGCCATTCCCGGATACGCGATTACTTCCGTTAAAATAGAAGGGATCAGTCACGAGTTCGAACCGGTAAAAGGGGTTAAAGAAGACCTGACGGATATCATTCTCGCGATCAAGAAGATTCGCATGACGCTTTTGGATAATTCCGATAAGAAGATTATTCATATTAATAAAAAGGGTCCCGGCGAATTTACCGCGAAAGATTTCGCGGTGGATGTTACTGTAGAAGTGGTCAACCCCGAATTGAAAATCGCCACGTTGAACGATGAAGCGGATCTCTCGCTCGATATACAAATCGAGTTCGGACGCGGCTACCGTTCGTCGGAGGACGCGATGGACTCCAATTCGGTGATCGCCGTAATCCCTGTGGATGCGATATTCTCGCCTATACAGAAAGTGAACTTTATAGTAGAAGATTTCCGTGTCGGCGAAAAGACCGACTGTGAAAAGATCGTGATGGAAGTATGGTCCGATGGGACGATCTCGCCTGTGGACGCGATGAGCGATGCGGCGTCGATCCTGAAGAAATATTTCTCGCTGTTCGTCGAGTTCGAAGAGGAAGAGGAAAGTATTACCTCCGCGTCGATCTCGGAAAGCGGCCCCGGCGACGATGTCCTCCTGAAGCCTATCGAGGAACTCGACCTGTCGGTGCGTTCGTATAACTGCCTCAAGAGCGCGGAAATCGACACGATCGGCGACCTGATCACCTACGATAAAGATTCGCTGATGAAGATTAAAAATTTCGGAAAGAAGTCCCTGACGGAGATTTCCGAGAAGATAAAAATGTATAACCTGACGCTCGATACCGGGAAATCCGAAGACGGACTTTCCGATATGGACGATGATGATTTCGACGATACAGATGAAGGAGATGAGGAATGA
- the rpsE gene encoding 30S ribosomal protein S5 codes for MAENKGNRDRDRFKDRKKEKVESEWEERVVKLRRVAKVTRGGKRFRFNAIIVVGNTKGMVGVGYGKANELMDAIRKAKDKAIREAKPVLSKGSTIPHEVVGRFKSGEVWMSPASPGTGVIAGGAVRPVLEMVGLKDVLTKSLRSTNAFNLVKATLQGLHNLMDVKKIAEKRGKTVQEVFGMPSKSE; via the coding sequence ATGGCGGAAAATAAAGGCAACCGTGACAGAGACAGATTCAAAGACCGGAAGAAAGAGAAAGTCGAGAGCGAGTGGGAAGAGAGAGTAGTAAAACTTCGCCGTGTCGCGAAGGTCACTCGCGGAGGCAAACGTTTCCGGTTTAACGCTATTATAGTAGTCGGCAACACCAAAGGAATGGTCGGAGTCGGGTACGGTAAGGCGAATGAATTGATGGACGCTATCCGCAAAGCTAAAGATAAAGCGATCAGAGAAGCCAAGCCCGTCCTGAGCAAAGGCTCCACTATCCCTCACGAGGTAGTCGGGCGCTTTAAGAGCGGCGAGGTTTGGATGAGCCCGGCCTCCCCCGGTACCGGTGTTATCGCCGGCGGCGCGGTCAGACCGGTTCTCGAAATGGTCGGCCTGAAGGATGTACTTACCAAGTCCCTGCGTTCTACCAACGCGTTCAACTTGGTTAAGGCGACGCTTCAGGGGCTGCATAACCTGATGGACGTAAAGAAGATAGCCGAAAAGCGCGGTAAGACGGTGCAGGAAGTTTTCGGAATGCCGTCTAAATCCGAATAA
- the rplO gene encoding 50S ribosomal protein L15: MNFIEIKPVPGSKKSPIRRGRGSGNGKGVRCGRGNKGQKARAGGGVRPGFEGGQMPLYRRMPKRGFKNVNKVYFNIVNLADLVSFKEGSEVTVEAIRKSGLIKSNNSPVKLLANGELTIKGLKIKVNACSATAKLKVEQAGGSVELIESQQ, translated from the coding sequence ATGAACTTTATAGAAATTAAGCCCGTTCCGGGTTCCAAGAAGAGTCCTATTCGCCGAGGCAGAGGCTCCGGTAACGGAAAGGGCGTGCGCTGCGGACGCGGTAACAAGGGTCAGAAGGCTCGCGCCGGCGGCGGAGTACGTCCCGGGTTCGAAGGCGGACAGATGCCGTTGTACCGCCGTATGCCTAAGCGCGGTTTCAAGAATGTTAATAAAGTTTACTTTAATATAGTAAATCTTGCAGACCTTGTTTCCTTTAAGGAGGGGTCGGAAGTAACGGTTGAAGCGATCAGAAAGTCGGGATTGATAAAGTCCAATAACTCGCCGGTCAAACTTTTAGCCAACGGCGAACTGACGATTAAGGGTTTAAAGATTAAGGTGAACGCATGTTCTGCAACCGCTAAATTGAAAGTCGAACAGGCGGGCGGTTCCGTAGAATTGATCGAATCCCAGCAGTAG
- a CDS encoding adenylate kinase → MYNIVFIGPPGGGKGTQADMVCKYLNIPHISTGDIFRAMIKEGKSELADMIRGYMSRGELVPDEAVVDVLFDRISKDDCQNGYLLDGFPRSLNQAKVLDAKLAGAPLTHVILIDVDENLLIKRLTGRRTAVKSGKIYNIHFNPPKVEGKCDVSGEDLIIRDDDKIETVTNRLKVYKDQTVAAVNYYKEKGVLTVIKGEKDINDVFADIKEVLKS, encoded by the coding sequence ATGTATAATATTGTATTCATAGGGCCTCCCGGAGGCGGAAAAGGCACACAGGCCGATATGGTCTGTAAATATCTCAACATTCCTCATATCTCGACCGGAGACATCTTCCGCGCGATGATTAAGGAAGGGAAATCGGAACTCGCCGATATGATTCGCGGATATATGAGCCGCGGCGAACTGGTTCCCGACGAGGCTGTTGTCGACGTACTCTTCGACCGCATCAGCAAGGACGATTGCCAGAACGGATACCTGCTCGACGGATTTCCGCGCAGTCTCAATCAGGCGAAAGTGCTTGACGCGAAGCTCGCCGGCGCCCCGTTGACGCATGTGATACTGATCGATGTGGACGAGAACCTGCTGATCAAGCGTCTGACCGGCCGCCGTACCGCCGTGAAGAGCGGCAAGATTTACAATATCCATTTCAATCCCCCGAAGGTCGAGGGAAAATGCGATGTTTCCGGCGAAGATTTGATTATCCGTGACGACGACAAGATCGAGACGGTGACGAACCGTCTGAAGGTCTACAAGGATCAGACAGTCGCCGCGGTAAACTACTATAAAGAAAAAGGCGTCTTGACAGTAATAAAAGGCGAAAAGGACATTAACGACGTATTTGCCGACATAAAGGAGGTTTTAAAGTCTTGA
- the rplE gene encoding 50S ribosomal protein L5 — protein sequence MADKIEKPATEKASEPKTEKKTAPKAEKVTEPKAEKAAQPKAEKAAEPKAEKKSSAPKEKYVPRLRTKYDTVVKKALMDEFKYASPMALPKVERISINMGVGEAINDKNILDSAADELSLIAGQHAVKTIAKKSISNFKLRQGMPIGARVTLRGDRMYDFLDKLIAVALPRVRDFNGLKMSSFDGRGNYSMGLKEQIVFPEIDYDKINKVRGMDVTIVTTAKTDEEAYKLLSFLGMPFKEK from the coding sequence ATGGCTGACAAGATAGAGAAACCGGCGACGGAAAAAGCATCCGAGCCTAAGACTGAGAAGAAAACCGCGCCTAAGGCCGAGAAAGTTACCGAGCCGAAAGCTGAGAAGGCCGCACAGCCCAAAGCTGAGAAAGCCGCCGAACCTAAGGCTGAGAAAAAGTCTTCCGCGCCTAAGGAAAAGTACGTACCGAGGCTGAGAACCAAGTACGATACTGTAGTAAAAAAAGCCCTGATGGACGAGTTTAAATATGCGTCTCCGATGGCTTTGCCGAAGGTGGAAAGAATTTCGATCAATATGGGCGTCGGCGAGGCGATAAACGATAAAAATATTCTGGACTCCGCCGCTGACGAGCTTTCGCTGATTGCCGGCCAGCATGCGGTAAAAACGATAGCGAAGAAGTCCATATCGAACTTCAAACTCCGCCAGGGTATGCCTATCGGCGCGAGAGTCACTCTCCGCGGCGACCGGATGTACGATTTCCTCGATAAACTGATCGCGGTGGCTCTTCCCCGTGTACGCGACTTCAACGGGCTCAAGATGTCGAGTTTCGACGGACGCGGAAATTACAGCATGGGCTTGAAGGAACAGATCGTATTCCCTGAAATAGATTACGATAAGATCAATAAAGTTCGCGGTATGGATGTTACGATTGTGACCACGGCGAAGACGGACGAAGAGGCTTATAAGCTGCTGTCGTTTCTCGGCATGCCGTTTAAAGAAAAGTAA
- the rplX gene encoding 50S ribosomal protein L24, whose translation MKVRKGDTVIVIAGSEKGKKGEIVRAMPTQNKVVVKGVNYVKKTIKKSKENPNGGFLEIEAPLHVSNVMLFCPKNGKGVRVGFTTDKNGNKKRKARAKGVDYIFE comes from the coding sequence TTGAAAGTCAGAAAAGGCGATACGGTAATCGTAATAGCCGGAAGCGAAAAAGGTAAGAAGGGCGAGATAGTCCGCGCGATGCCTACCCAGAATAAAGTGGTGGTCAAGGGCGTAAACTATGTCAAGAAGACGATCAAGAAATCGAAGGAAAACCCCAACGGCGGATTCCTCGAGATCGAAGCGCCCCTTCATGTTTCCAACGTCATGCTCTTCTGCCCTAAGAACGGAAAAGGCGTGCGCGTGGGATTTACGACTGATAAGAACGGTAATAAGAAACGCAAGGCCAGAGCAAAAGGCGTTGATTATATATTCGAATAA
- the rpsM gene encoding 30S ribosomal protein S13, translating into MARIAGREVPNHKTTIIGLTYIFGVGSTTAKKIVELAKVEPDKKVSSLSEDELARIREVIEKNFKVEGDLRTEVAMNIKRLIDIACYRGHRHKIGLPVRGQRTKTNARTWKGPRQNAIGAKKK; encoded by the coding sequence ATGGCACGTATAGCAGGTCGGGAAGTACCCAATCATAAAACGACGATTATCGGTTTGACTTATATTTTCGGGGTAGGCAGTACCACCGCGAAAAAAATAGTCGAACTCGCAAAAGTAGAGCCTGATAAAAAAGTATCGAGCCTGTCGGAAGACGAATTGGCTCGTATCAGGGAAGTAATCGAGAAGAACTTTAAAGTCGAGGGCGACCTGAGAACGGAAGTCGCGATGAACATAAAGCGCTTGATCGATATCGCGTGTTACCGCGGGCATCGGCATAAAATAGGCCTTCCCGTACGCGGACAGCGCACGAAGACCAATGCGAGAACCTGGAAAGGGCCTCGCCAGAACGCCATCGGCGCGAAAAAGAAATAA
- the rplQ gene encoding 50S ribosomal protein L17: MRHGKKVRKLSRTSSHRKALMQNLASALFNYESIKTTIQKAKALRPYAEKLITKARTDTVAMRRLLARTIKDDELLRKLFGDIALRYKERPGGYTRIFRLGFRSNDGTEMAMIELVPEMLKKAEDRKPKAAAAEKAPAKPKAKEAKAKK; the protein is encoded by the coding sequence ATGAGACACGGAAAGAAAGTAAGAAAACTTAGCCGAACCAGTTCGCATAGAAAGGCGTTGATGCAGAATCTCGCCTCCGCGTTATTTAATTATGAAAGCATCAAGACGACTATACAGAAAGCGAAAGCTCTCCGCCCGTATGCCGAGAAGTTGATCACGAAGGCGCGCACGGATACTGTCGCGATGCGCCGTCTGCTCGCGCGTACGATCAAGGACGACGAGCTTCTCAGGAAACTGTTCGGCGATATCGCGCTCCGTTACAAGGAACGCCCCGGCGGATATACCCGTATCTTCCGTCTCGGTTTCCGTTCCAACGACGGTACCGAAATGGCGATGATCGAACTTGTCCCCGAGATGCTGAAGAAGGCCGAAGACCGCAAACCTAAAGCGGCCGCCGCGGAGAAAGCTCCCGCGAAGCCGAAGGCAAAAGAAGCGAAAGCTAAAAAATAA
- the rpsH gene encoding 30S ribosomal protein S8, with amino-acid sequence MDKIADTLTKIRNAGSRKIAAVDVAKNNLIEDILKILKKEGYILDYAQSKDSPYAFTVTLKYMPNGKSVIAGLRRVSHLSRRVYVSKDKIPSVYNNMGVAILTTSKGVLTNKEARAIGIGGEVICSVW; translated from the coding sequence ATGGATAAGATCGCAGATACCCTGACTAAAATCAGAAATGCCGGGTCGAGAAAAATCGCCGCGGTTGATGTTGCAAAGAATAACCTGATTGAGGATATATTAAAAATATTGAAAAAAGAAGGTTATATTCTGGACTATGCGCAGAGTAAGGACTCCCCTTACGCGTTTACCGTGACATTGAAATATATGCCGAACGGGAAATCCGTAATAGCGGGTCTGAGACGGGTCAGTCACCTGAGCCGCCGCGTATATGTGTCGAAGGATAAAATCCCCAGCGTGTATAACAACATGGGTGTGGCGATACTTACCACCTCGAAAGGCGTGCTGACCAACAAGGAAGCCCGCGCTATCGGTATAGGCGGCGAAGTTATCTGCTCGGTCTGGTAG
- the rplN gene encoding 50S ribosomal protein L14, with protein MIMLGTRMDVADNSGAKEIVCIHVEGSSKRRYAHVGDTVVASVQTAIPNSPIKKGEVVRAVVVRTKKELNRRDGSSIRFDRNSAVIINKQGDPTGTRIFGPVARELREKNFMKIVSLAPEVF; from the coding sequence ATGATTATGCTCGGAACTCGCATGGATGTCGCTGATAACAGCGGTGCGAAAGAAATAGTTTGTATACATGTAGAAGGCAGCTCGAAAAGACGTTACGCCCATGTCGGCGACACTGTAGTGGCGTCCGTACAGACCGCTATTCCCAATTCGCCTATCAAGAAAGGGGAAGTCGTTCGCGCAGTGGTGGTACGCACTAAGAAGGAACTAAACCGCCGGGACGGTTCGTCGATACGTTTCGACAGAAACTCCGCGGTTATTATAAACAAGCAGGGCGATCCTACAGGAACCCGTATATTCGGCCCCGTAGCCCGCGAGCTTCGTGAAAAAAACTTCATGAAGATCGTCTCGTTAGCCCCTGAAGTGTTTTAG
- a CDS encoding type Z 30S ribosomal protein S14 — protein sequence MAKTSIIEKWKRTPKFKVRKYNRCNICGRPRGYMRDFGICRICFRNFASEGLIPGVTKSSW from the coding sequence ATGGCCAAGACATCGATTATCGAAAAGTGGAAAAGAACGCCTAAATTCAAGGTAAGAAAATATAACCGTTGCAATATCTGCGGGAGACCCCGCGGGTATATGCGTGATTTCGGGATATGCCGTATTTGCTTCAGAAACTTCGCGAGCGAAGGGCTGATCCCCGGTGTGACCAAGTCCAGTTGGTAA